GCGCCAGTCCTCGAGCGCCTTCGGCGCGGTGGTGTAGTGGCCGTGTACGTCGATGATCATCGTTCTATCCTTGCCGCGCGCGACGGAGTTCGGGGGTTGCGCTGAAATCGCCGGCCCGACGGCCGGCCCAGACCGAAGCGGGCACCATCGCCTCGCCGCGCATCAACAGCCGCGCGGTGCGCAGCAGCGCGGCGCGGGTCACGTTTTGCGGGTTGGCGGGGTCGACCTCGATCTCGACGCTGAATTCGCCGGTCGGATGCTCGACCGAGATGGTCTTCACGTTCTGACCCGGCACGTCAGCGATGCCCTGCGTGGTCGAGCCGTCGAGCACGCAGGCGGTAGCCACCGTCACCGCCGCCAGCACGCCGATGGCGTCGTGGCAGACATGCGGGATGAAGCTGCGCGTGCTGATGGCGCCGCCGGCGCGCGGCGCCGCAATCAGCGTCATCTTCGGGTAATTCTTGGCTGTGACGTCGCCGAGTTTCATCGCGTGGCCGCAGGCGATCCGCAACCGCTCGATCCGCGCCTTCAACTCGGTATCGGCGTTCAACTGATCGACGCTCTCATAGCCGGTGCGGCCGACGTCGGCGGCCTTGAAGATCACCAGCGGCATGCCGTTGTCGATGCAGGTCACGGTGATGCCGTCGATGACGTCGCGGACATTGCCGGTCGGCAGCAGTCCCGGCGCGACCGAGCCGGCGGTATCGAGAAAGTTGATCGTAATCGGCGCAGAGGTGCCCGGCGCGCCGTCGATCCGGGCCACGCCTTCATATTCGACATGGCCGTTCGGCGTCTGCACGGTGATGTCGCATTGCATGTCGGTATTGAGCGTCAGCACGCGCAGGGTGGTGATGTCGCCTTGTGGCTTGACCAGGCCGGTCTCGAGCGCGAACGGCACCACCGCGGCGAGCATGTTGCCGCAATTGGGCGTGGTATCGACGGTGTCCTTGTCCGGCTGCAACTGCGCGAACAGGAAATCGAGATCGACGCCGGGCCGGGAACCCCTGGAGACGATGCCGACCTTGCTGGTCAAGGGATGCGCGCCGCCGAGCCCGTCGATCTGGCGCTTGTCGGGCGAACCCATCACCGCAAGCAGCACCTTGTCGCGGGTCGGGATGTCGGCGGGCAGGTCGGCGGCGTTGAAGAACGGACCTCGCGACGTGCCGCCGCGCATGAACAGGCAGGGAATGGCGGTTTGCATGGGACCCTCGCTCACTTACTGAATGGCAAGGCCGAGCCGACCGATCGGCGCGTTCGGCAACGCCGGCGCCGACATGGCGTCGACATGGCGGCGAATGTAGCACAGGTGAGAAATGTCCGTCTAAACATGCTGGCGTGCTCCCATTGTGCAATCCGGCTCGATGGACCGAGCATTTCCTGGCGCCGGCCGGGTCGGACTTTCCGCGGGCGCGGCGAGGCGGCCGTGACGGAAACGGGCTGTTCGCTGCCCTCACTGTGGCCAGCCGGCCGGCGCTTCGCCAGCGCCCGCTCCCTATAACAGCTATCGCAATCCGGCATGGCCTGCCGGCACGAGCGATGCGCAAAATGATCAGGCGGGAAGCTTCCGCACCAGCGCGGTCAAGAGCCGCATCGTGTGCTGGGTCAGCGGCGTGGGACGCCGGTGCGCCGAGATCGCCAGGCAAAGCACGCTGACGGGCGCCGGTTCGACCAGCCGGCGCACCGCCAATTCTCCCGCGCGCGGCGAAGCGGCAACGCCGCTGGCGGTGAGC
The genomic region above belongs to Bradyrhizobium sediminis and contains:
- a CDS encoding 4-oxalomesaconate tautomerase translates to MQTAIPCLFMRGGTSRGPFFNAADLPADIPTRDKVLLAVMGSPDKRQIDGLGGAHPLTSKVGIVSRGSRPGVDLDFLFAQLQPDKDTVDTTPNCGNMLAAVVPFALETGLVKPQGDITTLRVLTLNTDMQCDITVQTPNGHVEYEGVARIDGAPGTSAPITINFLDTAGSVAPGLLPTGNVRDVIDGITVTCIDNGMPLVIFKAADVGRTGYESVDQLNADTELKARIERLRIACGHAMKLGDVTAKNYPKMTLIAAPRAGGAISTRSFIPHVCHDAIGVLAAVTVATACVLDGSTTQGIADVPGQNVKTISVEHPTGEFSVEIEVDPANPQNVTRAALLRTARLLMRGEAMVPASVWAGRRAGDFSATPELRRARQG